The following proteins are co-located in the Sphingomonas panacis genome:
- a CDS encoding TonB-dependent receptor has product MIRNAFHALASLAAIATATAAHAAPTAAPAAEAAPAQDADTGNDIIVTAQLAPQSAMTVPFALTAYKGEFLDDLGITEFDKLSRYVPGFVVQNQSPNNPGFVMRGITSDDGSSYVEPRVSVFQDGVSISKSRGSYVELFDLERVEIAKGPQSTLYGRGALIGAVNIVTAKADPSAPYGYVYGSYGNYHAYRLDATVNVPLTDNLAVRIAARSKKRDGYVDNLLSTEKSDDYNSSQGDAIRGSLHWAPGQFTLDLIGNYEQDSATGTAFKSIAYLPTDPVTGAVIGDTGRNSGAALAPASGFEGGKPLGLERHVWSATGIANYAFDEHWSLNALGSYRRFAGEEVFDADGISLPLLTAAEDARGNQTMGTLRLSYTGETFDAFVGGTYFHEDGSQRVPTSFDERALLARLANALNGGGAIPGRAANAPAPVSVIDSAALSSAILQRAFGLPAPLATGIANTLSTNHLETTTNFARTNSIDVFADATWHVTDRFDLGGGIRYSHDDKISGISASVGSRSVLGGVIAAQQIAAAGGNPTALLTALANPAQAAFPASAVPMFGLGSQPTAGNGNRVDQGLKDDGLTWRATARYAVSPEANLYATYAHGRRPEVLSVSAPSTPYGTPNFKQLPAETVDSFEVGAKTALLGHTLFADGSVFYYTYNNFQTTQQVGTQFITTNAGKAESYGFEGQIRYVPFKALTVFGTYAYSHGRFKEGARKGNRFRLSPDTALSAGFIAKLPAGPVTLDFTPSVTYQSSIFFDDDNDKPALQAKNLVPDLIQDEYQTGYALVDARLGIEPKGGVWRLEAFVTNLLNKKYIKDAGNTGDALGLPTFIAGEPRFYGLAISFKTGRK; this is encoded by the coding sequence ATGATCCGCAACGCATTCCACGCGCTCGCCAGTCTTGCGGCGATCGCCACCGCAACCGCCGCGCACGCCGCGCCGACGGCAGCACCCGCCGCCGAAGCCGCACCCGCGCAGGATGCCGATACCGGCAACGACATCATCGTCACCGCCCAGCTCGCCCCGCAAAGCGCGATGACCGTCCCCTTCGCGCTCACCGCCTACAAGGGCGAATTCCTCGACGATCTCGGCATCACCGAATTCGACAAGCTCTCCCGCTACGTGCCGGGCTTCGTCGTCCAGAACCAGTCGCCCAACAACCCCGGCTTCGTGATGCGCGGCATCACCTCGGACGACGGCAGCTCCTATGTCGAGCCGCGCGTGTCGGTGTTCCAGGACGGCGTCTCGATCTCCAAGTCGCGCGGTTCCTATGTCGAACTGTTCGATCTGGAGCGCGTCGAGATCGCCAAGGGGCCGCAATCGACGCTCTACGGTCGCGGCGCATTGATCGGCGCGGTCAATATCGTCACCGCCAAGGCCGATCCAAGCGCGCCCTATGGCTATGTCTACGGCTCCTACGGCAATTACCACGCCTATCGGCTCGACGCGACCGTCAACGTGCCGCTCACCGACAATCTCGCGGTGCGCATCGCCGCGCGCAGCAAGAAGCGCGACGGCTATGTCGACAACCTGCTCAGCACCGAGAAGAGCGACGATTACAATTCGAGCCAGGGCGATGCGATCCGCGGCTCGCTGCACTGGGCGCCCGGCCAGTTCACGCTCGATCTGATCGGCAATTACGAGCAGGATTCGGCGACCGGCACCGCGTTCAAGTCGATCGCGTACCTCCCCACCGATCCCGTTACCGGCGCGGTGATCGGCGATACCGGGCGCAATTCGGGCGCGGCGCTGGCGCCCGCGAGCGGGTTCGAGGGGGGCAAGCCGCTCGGCCTCGAACGCCATGTCTGGAGCGCGACCGGCATCGCCAATTACGCGTTCGACGAACATTGGTCGCTGAACGCGCTCGGCTCGTACCGGCGCTTCGCGGGTGAGGAAGTGTTCGACGCCGACGGCATCTCGCTGCCGCTGCTCACCGCCGCCGAGGACGCGCGCGGCAACCAGACGATGGGCACACTCAGGCTGTCGTACACGGGCGAGACGTTCGACGCCTTCGTCGGCGGCACCTATTTCCATGAGGACGGTTCGCAGCGCGTGCCGACATCGTTCGACGAGCGCGCCTTGCTCGCGCGGCTCGCCAATGCGCTCAACGGCGGCGGTGCGATTCCCGGCCGCGCCGCCAACGCGCCCGCGCCGGTCTCGGTGATCGACAGCGCCGCGCTGTCGAGCGCGATCCTGCAACGCGCGTTCGGCCTGCCCGCCCCGCTCGCCACCGGCATCGCCAACACCCTTTCGACCAACCACCTCGAAACCACCACCAACTTCGCACGCACCAACAGCATCGACGTGTTCGCCGATGCGACCTGGCACGTCACCGACCGGTTCGATCTCGGCGGCGGCATCCGCTATTCGCACGATGACAAGATCAGCGGCATCAGCGCCTCGGTCGGAAGCCGCTCGGTGCTCGGCGGGGTGATCGCCGCGCAGCAGATCGCCGCCGCCGGCGGCAACCCGACCGCGCTGCTCACCGCGCTCGCCAACCCGGCCCAGGCGGCCTTCCCGGCCAGCGCCGTGCCAATGTTCGGGCTGGGCAGCCAGCCGACCGCCGGCAACGGCAACCGCGTCGATCAGGGGCTGAAGGACGACGGCCTCACCTGGCGCGCGACCGCGCGGTATGCCGTCAGCCCCGAGGCGAACCTCTACGCCACCTATGCGCACGGCCGCCGCCCCGAGGTGCTGAGCGTGTCCGCGCCGAGCACGCCCTATGGCACGCCCAATTTCAAGCAGCTCCCGGCCGAAACCGTCGACAGCTTCGAAGTCGGCGCCAAGACCGCGCTGCTCGGCCACACCCTGTTCGCCGATGGATCGGTGTTCTACTATACATACAACAACTTCCAGACCACCCAGCAGGTCGGCACGCAGTTCATCACCACCAACGCCGGCAAGGCCGAAAGCTACGGCTTCGAGGGCCAGATCCGCTACGTGCCATTCAAGGCGCTGACGGTGTTCGGCACCTATGCGTACAGCCACGGCCGCTTCAAGGAAGGCGCGCGCAAGGGCAACCGCTTCCGCCTCTCGCCCGACACCGCGCTGTCGGCCGGCTTCATCGCCAAGCTGCCCGCCGGCCCGGTCACGCTCGATTTCACGCCGAGCGTCACTTATCAGTCGAGCATCTTCTTCGACGACGACAACGACAAGCCAGCGCTTCAGGCGAAGAATCTGGTGCCCGATCTGATCCAGGACGAATATCAGACCGGCTATGCTTTGGTCGATGCGCGGCTCGGCATCGAGCCGAAGGGCGGCGTGTGGCGGCTCGAAGCGTTCGTCACCAACCTGCTGAACAAGAAATACATCAAGGATGCCGGCAACACCGGCGACGCGCTCGGCCTGCCGACCTTCATCGCCGGCGAGCCGCGCTTCTACGGCCTCGCGATCAGCTTCAAGACCGGCCGCAAATAA
- a CDS encoding superoxide dismutase family protein yields the protein MRIAIIAGGLAATLALAACHEDKPALGTPTPQGARAVAMLRTAGGADVGRATATEVSGGLRITVDASAMPPGTHGAHVHTTGKCDGPDFASAGGHWNPTSMKHGSMNPQGPHEGDLPNLIIGADGRGTIGVTVPGATMSGLLDADGSALVVHAKPDDLMTDPSGNSGGRVACGVFTAS from the coding sequence ATGCGGATCGCGATCATCGCCGGTGGCCTCGCCGCCACGCTCGCACTGGCGGCATGCCATGAGGACAAGCCCGCGCTCGGCACGCCGACGCCGCAGGGCGCGCGCGCGGTCGCGATGCTGCGCACCGCCGGCGGCGCCGACGTCGGCCGCGCCACCGCCACCGAAGTGTCCGGCGGCCTGCGCATCACCGTCGATGCTTCGGCGATGCCGCCGGGCACCCACGGCGCGCACGTCCACACCACCGGCAAGTGCGACGGCCCCGATTTCGCCAGCGCCGGTGGCCACTGGAACCCGACGAGCATGAAGCACGGTTCGATGAACCCGCAGGGCCCCCACGAAGGCGACCTCCCCAACCTCATCATCGGCGCCGACGGCCGCGGCACGATCGGCGTGACCGTCCCCGGCGCGACGATGTCGGGACTGCTCGATGCGGACGGCTCGGCGCTGGTCGTGCACGCCAAGCCCGACGACCTGATGACCGACCCGTCGGGCAACAGCGGCGGGCGCGTCGCATGCGGGGTGTTTACGGCGAGTTGA
- a CDS encoding Crp/Fnr family transcriptional regulator — protein sequence MLASADIDAQELGALDAAMANCCTVAPRREIVTEGAAPDEQLLLLEGWAFRVHLMADGRRQIIQFLLPGDLIVGFAGLPASASVVALTPSVVCHAPAPRGVETGLAQAYAAARALDQRYLFRQVTRLGRLSAYERLLDWFCEIHERLSRVGICSADTMTPPISQEVIADALGLTAVHVNRTLQVLRRDGVIKTTGRTVRLLNPAGCSSIVEKRASRSAWRL from the coding sequence TTGCTCGCCTCGGCGGATATCGACGCTCAGGAACTTGGCGCGCTCGACGCCGCGATGGCAAACTGTTGCACCGTCGCACCGCGCCGGGAGATCGTCACCGAAGGCGCCGCTCCTGACGAACAGTTGTTGCTCCTCGAAGGCTGGGCGTTTCGCGTGCATCTGATGGCGGACGGGCGGCGCCAGATCATTCAGTTTCTCTTGCCGGGTGATCTCATCGTCGGTTTCGCTGGTCTCCCTGCCTCCGCCAGCGTGGTCGCCTTGACGCCGTCGGTGGTGTGCCATGCCCCCGCGCCACGCGGCGTTGAAACCGGTTTGGCGCAAGCCTACGCCGCCGCGCGTGCGCTGGACCAACGATATCTGTTTCGCCAAGTCACGCGCCTCGGCCGGCTCAGCGCGTACGAACGGCTGCTCGACTGGTTTTGCGAGATCCACGAGCGGCTTTCGCGGGTCGGAATCTGCAGCGCAGATACGATGACGCCGCCGATCTCCCAGGAGGTGATCGCGGATGCGCTCGGCCTCACCGCCGTTCACGTCAACCGGACGCTTCAGGTACTGCGTCGCGACGGAGTCATCAAAACCACTGGTCGGACCGTGCGCCTGCTGAACCCGGCGGGCTGTAGCTCGATCGTCGAAAAACGGGCTTCCCGAAGCGCCTGGCGCCTTTGA
- a CDS encoding sensor histidine kinase: MRFTGAVSRRRRMPEAAPVGESRDQLDAVRAERDRLARDLAASREREAVLANELQYRVRNALAVTRSIFSRTIETAESVEDVAMHFSGRLDALARYYAQSTAFLRAQVFDLEAMVRDELTVFASSADPRVAIIGPDVKLRSAQAGVLGLALHELTSNSVKFGVLSDQHSGGRLSIEWTLDGDRVTFAWLETGVGIVASAPIASGFGRDYIEQALPYQIGADTRFEVLPGGVQCRIAIILNTNS, translated from the coding sequence ATGCGTTTTACCGGTGCTGTATCGAGGAGACGTCGCATGCCTGAAGCCGCGCCTGTCGGCGAAAGCAGAGACCAGCTCGATGCGGTTCGCGCCGAACGCGATCGGCTGGCGCGTGACCTCGCGGCGAGCCGCGAACGCGAGGCGGTGTTGGCGAACGAGTTGCAGTATCGGGTACGCAACGCGCTGGCAGTGACCCGGTCGATCTTCTCGCGCACGATCGAGACGGCGGAGTCGGTCGAGGACGTAGCGATGCATTTCTCGGGCAGGCTCGATGCGCTGGCACGATATTATGCCCAATCTACGGCATTTCTGCGGGCGCAGGTTTTCGATCTGGAGGCGATGGTCCGCGACGAACTGACGGTATTCGCATCCAGCGCCGATCCCCGAGTCGCCATCATCGGCCCCGACGTGAAGCTGCGGTCGGCGCAAGCTGGGGTCTTGGGCCTCGCCTTGCACGAATTGACCAGCAATTCCGTGAAGTTCGGTGTCCTGTCGGACCAGCATTCCGGCGGGAGACTCTCGATCGAATGGACGCTGGACGGGGATCGCGTCACGTTCGCGTGGCTAGAAACGGGGGTCGGCATTGTCGCGTCGGCACCCATCGCGAGCGGGTTCGGTCGCGACTATATCGAACAAGCACTGCCCTATCAGATCGGTGCGGACACGCGGTTCGAGGTGTTGCCGGGCGGCGTCCAATGTCGAATAGCTATCATATTGAATACAAATAGTTAA
- a CDS encoding CheR family methyltransferase, whose product MTEKPLPDIEFEALLHYIQESRGLDFRGYKRASLRRRITLRMEAVGVETFVAYQEHLEAAPGEFENLLNTVLINVTSFFRDGEAWDVLKNEVVPRLVANSEPDKPIRVWSVGCASGEEPYSIAMLLAEALGTADFCNRVKIYATDLDEEALKVARLATYLPRDVEAVPAKMLERYFERTNNHYVFERELRKCVIFGRHNVVRDAPISRIDLLVCRNLLIYLEVETQGIVLPRLHYALNPDGYLFLGKAETQLARSPLFKVVEMKQRIFTKVSQEWRRPIGGGFGGSRPPRTEAPQSSPAMLEAVLNECGQALLAVDEAGSVIFVNNPARHLLGVGEDDIGRPFQDLPISYRPMELRGPMEEVFRSHRSVRLEDQEYRLTQNDVMRLTIDARPLSRADGSVYAVLLCFLDTTRMHSLQMELEAAQETLENAVEELQSANEELETTNEELQSTNEELETTNEELQSTNEELETLNEEARSSNEEMESVNEELRVQAEQASNYRIYLESVLRSMNGGIIVLDRKLAIQSWNRWSENAWGLRAEEVVGTSFEELDIGLPIHLLRDAMNAVRAGREEKVERIVEGIDRRGRRILCNIVISGLLDEDRGSQGLVLLFQDVTDEHRRDEYGRYLGRIMGHALNEIYFLDPTTLTFMLTNEGAQKKLGYSEQQLAVMTLTDVLAGIRAGDIKALLAPLMNGDKSEIVFETLVRDAANREYPVEICMQYFADEHPPILVAIVHDISERQQLIAGR is encoded by the coding sequence ATGACCGAGAAACCCCTGCCCGATATCGAATTCGAGGCGTTGCTCCATTACATTCAGGAGAGCCGCGGGCTGGACTTTCGCGGCTACAAGCGCGCCAGCCTCCGGCGCCGGATCACCTTACGGATGGAGGCGGTCGGTGTCGAAACGTTCGTCGCCTATCAGGAGCATCTCGAAGCTGCTCCGGGCGAATTCGAGAACCTGCTCAATACCGTCCTCATCAACGTCACCTCGTTCTTCCGGGACGGTGAGGCTTGGGACGTGCTGAAGAACGAGGTGGTGCCGCGCCTGGTTGCCAACAGCGAACCCGACAAACCGATCCGCGTATGGAGCGTCGGCTGCGCATCCGGCGAGGAGCCATATTCGATTGCAATGCTGCTCGCCGAGGCGCTCGGCACGGCCGATTTCTGCAATCGCGTGAAGATCTACGCGACCGATCTCGACGAAGAAGCGCTGAAGGTGGCGCGGCTCGCGACATATCTGCCGCGCGATGTCGAGGCAGTCCCGGCCAAAATGCTCGAACGCTATTTCGAGCGTACCAACAATCACTACGTATTCGAACGGGAGTTGCGCAAATGCGTGATTTTCGGGCGCCACAACGTCGTCCGTGACGCGCCGATCTCGCGGATCGATCTGCTCGTCTGCCGCAATTTACTGATCTACCTGGAGGTGGAGACGCAAGGCATCGTGCTGCCAAGGCTCCATTATGCGCTCAACCCGGATGGATATCTGTTCCTCGGTAAGGCCGAGACGCAACTGGCCCGATCACCTTTGTTCAAGGTGGTGGAAATGAAGCAGCGCATCTTCACCAAGGTTTCACAGGAATGGCGGCGGCCGATCGGCGGGGGCTTCGGCGGCAGTCGCCCGCCGCGGACGGAGGCACCGCAGTCCAGCCCGGCGATGCTCGAGGCGGTGCTCAACGAATGCGGGCAGGCGCTGCTCGCGGTCGACGAAGCCGGCTCGGTCATATTCGTCAACAATCCCGCGCGGCATCTGCTCGGCGTCGGCGAGGACGATATCGGTCGTCCGTTCCAGGATCTGCCAATCTCCTACCGGCCGATGGAGTTGCGAGGACCGATGGAGGAAGTGTTCCGCAGCCATCGCAGCGTCCGGCTGGAAGATCAGGAATACCGCCTGACGCAGAACGACGTGATGCGGCTGACCATCGATGCGCGCCCACTCTCCCGCGCGGATGGGAGCGTCTACGCGGTGTTGCTCTGCTTCCTCGATACCACCCGGATGCACAGCCTGCAGATGGAACTGGAGGCGGCGCAGGAGACTCTCGAAAACGCGGTCGAGGAACTCCAGTCGGCGAATGAGGAACTGGAGACCACCAACGAGGAACTCCAGTCGACCAACGAAGAACTGGAGACCACCAACGAGGAGTTGCAATCGACCAACGAGGAACTCGAAACGCTCAACGAGGAAGCCCGGTCGAGCAACGAGGAAATGGAGTCGGTCAACGAGGAACTGCGCGTCCAGGCAGAGCAAGCGTCGAATTACCGGATCTATCTGGAATCGGTGCTACGCAGCATGAACGGGGGCATCATCGTGCTCGATCGCAAGCTCGCGATCCAGAGTTGGAACCGCTGGAGCGAGAACGCCTGGGGGCTACGCGCCGAAGAGGTGGTCGGCACCAGCTTCGAGGAACTCGATATCGGCCTGCCGATTCATTTGCTGCGCGACGCAATGAATGCGGTACGGGCCGGGCGCGAGGAAAAGGTCGAACGCATTGTTGAGGGGATCGATCGGCGCGGGCGGCGCATCCTGTGCAATATCGTGATCTCGGGTCTGCTTGACGAGGATCGCGGTAGCCAGGGACTTGTGTTGCTGTTTCAGGATGTCACGGACGAGCACCGTCGCGACGAATATGGCCGCTATCTTGGCCGTATCATGGGCCATGCACTGAATGAGATATACTTCCTCGACCCCACGACGCTCACCTTCATGCTCACCAACGAAGGTGCACAAAAAAAGCTCGGCTATAGCGAGCAGCAACTCGCGGTTATGACGCTTACCGATGTGTTGGCGGGAATCCGCGCGGGTGACATCAAGGCGTTGCTTGCGCCGCTCATGAATGGCGACAAATCCGAGATCGTGTTCGAAACCTTGGTGCGGGACGCCGCGAACCGTGAGTATCCGGTAGAGATCTGCATGCAATATTTTGCAGATGAACACCCGCCGATCCTCGTCGCGATCGTGCATGACATCAGCGAGCGGCAACAGTTGATTGCCGGACGCTGA
- a CDS encoding chemotaxis protein CheB produces the protein MVGPLFAKQRSGSEKAADFSLIIVPERRPGSLGLRGETMPSKDIVVIGASAGGVEALQRLSASLPPDFPAAIFVAQHLSPNGRSLLPLLIGRVGPLPASSPEDGEEIVPGRIYVAAPDQHMLLRPGRVLMRRGPKENRTRPAVNALFRSAAAAYGGRVIGVVLTGLLDDGTEGLIAIKAAGGLSVIQDPADAAWPSMPQNALKRDHVDHRVALDGLGELLGRLVREPAGVSVPLPEEYIIEDRMAAQDFAIMEPDFVTPGQPSHLSCPDCGGVLNQIEIENELRFRCQVGHAFTPLGLAAAQNDELEHALAVAARTHRDRMRLFEQMRDSAEARGLQHAEARWNSASQEASQMIEVLEQAIARLSAPLSDGEA, from the coding sequence ATGGTCGGCCCTCTGTTCGCGAAACAACGCTCTGGTTCCGAAAAAGCAGCAGATTTTTCCTTGATTATTGTACCCGAGCGCCGCCCTGGATCGTTGGGGTTGCGAGGAGAAACCATGCCTAGCAAGGATATCGTGGTGATCGGCGCGTCCGCCGGCGGTGTCGAAGCATTGCAGAGGCTAAGCGCAAGTCTGCCCCCTGACTTCCCCGCCGCCATCTTCGTTGCGCAGCATCTGTCGCCGAATGGGCGCAGCCTGCTGCCGCTGCTGATCGGGCGTGTCGGGCCGCTGCCGGCCAGTTCGCCGGAAGATGGCGAGGAGATCGTGCCGGGGCGAATCTACGTCGCCGCTCCCGACCAACATATGCTGTTGCGGCCCGGCCGGGTGCTGATGCGGCGCGGCCCCAAGGAGAACCGGACGCGCCCGGCCGTCAATGCGTTGTTCCGCTCCGCCGCAGCAGCTTACGGCGGTCGCGTGATCGGCGTGGTGTTGACCGGGCTGCTCGACGACGGCACCGAGGGGCTGATCGCGATCAAGGCCGCGGGCGGGCTTTCGGTGATCCAGGATCCGGCCGATGCCGCGTGGCCATCGATGCCGCAGAACGCATTGAAGCGCGACCATGTCGATCACCGCGTCGCGCTCGACGGACTTGGCGAACTGCTTGGCCGGCTGGTGCGTGAGCCGGCCGGCGTCAGTGTGCCGCTTCCCGAGGAATATATCATCGAGGACCGCATGGCCGCACAGGATTTTGCCATCATGGAACCAGACTTCGTGACGCCGGGCCAACCCAGCCACTTGTCCTGCCCCGACTGTGGCGGCGTGTTGAACCAGATCGAAATCGAAAACGAACTGCGCTTTCGCTGTCAGGTCGGACACGCGTTCACGCCGCTCGGACTGGCGGCGGCGCAGAATGACGAACTGGAACACGCACTCGCGGTCGCCGCGCGTACGCACCGCGACAGGATGCGCCTCTTCGAGCAGATGCGCGACAGCGCCGAAGCACGCGGTCTGCAGCATGCAGAGGCGCGCTGGAACTCCGCTTCGCAAGAGGCGTCTCAGATGATCGAGGTGCTGGAGCAAGCGATCGCCCGGCTGAGTGCGCCGCTGTCCGACGGTGAAGCCTGA
- a CDS encoding sensor histidine kinase, whose product MHFTGSNPDGETLVRLRDENEQLRTALESSLEENSRLTEDRDRLLGRVTALGRELQGLHATHARARQADRATTENASDLASSASDEELRVAFEELQVLTEELEVANDSLQRLNSELEARVAERTRALTEANHVLRRTEARLFTLVNGIPQLVWRAVDHGDWTWSSTQWSDYTQLSNAKSQGIGWLDAFHPDDREGARQAWARVDAQHGFTFEGRIRRGADGCYRHFQTRASPVLTPEGVVLEWLGTSTDIDDLLTLRAQQSVLVDELQHRTRNLMAVAQAVMLRTLKGSSSLEEFRRCISDRFDALTRVQGLLSRRGGQRISFDALLRAELCAHVDIDAQGNGAQVSIGGPDGVPLETALVQTLALALHELATNAVKYGALARPGGHLSVRWHIVDGERLHVEWRETGVPDVPAAEATPKGGGYGRELIERALPYQLGARTSFTFMPDGVLCTIEVDIPRERLLKERSNV is encoded by the coding sequence ATGCACTTCACTGGCAGCAACCCGGACGGCGAGACGTTGGTGCGTCTGCGCGACGAAAACGAACAGTTGCGGACCGCACTCGAGTCCTCTCTCGAGGAGAATAGCCGGCTGACCGAGGATCGTGACCGGTTGCTAGGGCGCGTCACGGCGCTTGGCCGGGAATTGCAGGGACTGCACGCGACGCATGCGCGCGCAAGACAAGCCGACCGCGCGACGACCGAAAATGCATCCGATCTTGCGTCATCTGCATCCGATGAGGAACTGCGGGTCGCTTTCGAAGAGCTTCAGGTGCTGACCGAGGAACTGGAAGTCGCCAACGACAGCCTTCAGCGGCTCAACAGCGAATTGGAGGCCCGCGTCGCCGAGCGCACCCGCGCACTGACGGAGGCGAACCACGTCCTGCGCCGCACCGAGGCGCGGCTGTTCACGCTCGTCAACGGCATTCCGCAACTGGTGTGGCGTGCGGTCGATCACGGCGACTGGACATGGTCGAGCACACAATGGTCCGATTACACGCAACTCAGCAATGCGAAGAGCCAAGGCATCGGCTGGCTGGACGCTTTCCACCCAGACGATCGGGAGGGTGCGCGGCAAGCCTGGGCGCGGGTTGATGCACAGCACGGCTTCACCTTCGAAGGTCGCATCCGTCGCGGCGCGGACGGTTGCTATCGCCACTTCCAGACCCGCGCGAGTCCGGTGCTGACGCCGGAAGGCGTGGTGCTTGAATGGCTCGGCACATCGACCGATATCGACGACCTGCTCACGCTGCGCGCACAGCAGTCGGTGCTGGTAGACGAGCTCCAGCACCGCACGCGCAATCTGATGGCCGTCGCGCAGGCGGTGATGCTGCGCACACTCAAGGGAAGCAGCTCGCTCGAAGAATTCCGCCGGTGCATCAGCGACCGCTTCGATGCGCTTACCCGCGTGCAAGGATTGTTGTCGCGGCGGGGCGGGCAGCGGATCAGTTTCGATGCGTTGCTGCGCGCCGAACTGTGCGCGCACGTCGACATCGATGCGCAAGGCAATGGCGCGCAGGTGTCGATCGGCGGACCCGACGGCGTGCCGCTCGAAACCGCGCTGGTGCAGACCCTCGCGCTCGCGCTCCACGAACTTGCGACCAACGCCGTGAAATATGGTGCGCTGGCGCGTCCGGGCGGGCACCTCTCGGTCCGTTGGCACATCGTCGACGGCGAGCGACTCCACGTCGAATGGCGCGAGACCGGCGTCCCCGACGTACCCGCCGCCGAGGCCACCCCCAAGGGCGGTGGCTACGGCCGCGAACTGATCGAGCGTGCTTTGCCATATCAATTGGGCGCGCGGACCAGTTTTACCTTTATGCCCGATGGGGTGCTATGCACGATCGAGGTCGATATCCCGCGTGAGCGATTGCTCAAGGAGAGAAGCAATGTCTGA
- a CDS encoding response regulator, whose translation MSEQGLVGRRILVVEDEYLIADDVCAALVAAGAEVLGPCPTVEAAAAMVAHEARIDAALLDINLRGDPVFPVADALAARGVPFAFATGYDRWAIPSRFEAVALLEKPLKDRQIIATLEPMMPAALA comes from the coding sequence ATGTCTGAACAAGGGCTTGTTGGGCGCCGCATTCTCGTGGTCGAAGACGAGTATCTGATCGCCGACGACGTGTGCGCGGCGCTGGTCGCGGCGGGCGCGGAGGTCTTGGGGCCATGCCCGACGGTGGAAGCGGCGGCGGCGATGGTGGCACACGAGGCGCGGATCGACGCGGCGCTGCTCGACATCAACCTGCGCGGCGATCCGGTCTTTCCGGTCGCGGATGCGCTGGCGGCGCGCGGTGTCCCGTTCGCCTTCGCGACAGGCTACGATCGCTGGGCGATCCCCAGCCGGTTCGAGGCGGTCGCTTTGCTCGAGAAGCCGCTCAAGGATCGACAGATCATCGCAACTCTTGAGCCGATGATGCCCGCCGCTCTGGCTTGA
- a CDS encoding host attachment family protein: MQIPHNTFVLVADGRKMLFFRNEGDAAALNLQVELAEEHADAPDRDLKSDAAGRASSTQSGASAPAAAQGGSNQNMGSGGGAQFAPSRGSMGEPDYHQQEEERFAAEIAEMLKRRALANAYDALVVVAPPKTLGELRKHYHKEVISRLHGELAKDLTGRPVPEIEKALADA; this comes from the coding sequence ATGCAGATTCCGCACAACACCTTCGTGCTGGTCGCGGACGGCCGCAAGATGCTGTTCTTTCGCAACGAAGGTGACGCCGCGGCGCTGAACTTACAGGTCGAATTGGCCGAGGAGCATGCGGATGCCCCCGACCGCGACCTGAAGAGCGATGCGGCCGGCCGAGCGTCCTCGACGCAGAGCGGCGCCTCCGCACCTGCCGCAGCGCAAGGCGGATCGAACCAAAACATGGGCAGCGGCGGTGGCGCGCAGTTCGCGCCGTCACGCGGCTCCATGGGAGAACCTGATTATCACCAGCAGGAGGAGGAACGCTTTGCTGCGGAAATCGCCGAGATGCTGAAACGCCGTGCTCTGGCCAACGCGTACGATGCGCTCGTCGTGGTTGCGCCGCCGAAAACGCTGGGCGAGTTGCGCAAGCATTATCACAAGGAAGTGATTAGCCGTTTGCACGGCGAGTTGGCCAAGGATCTCACCGGACGCCCGGTGCCTGAGATCGAGAAGGCGCTGGCCGATGCTTGA
- a CDS encoding c-type cytochrome: protein MRRLLSFAPAALLALTACEREARVIAADQPQTSPRGPQDPRAAAYENNAYQISQGGRYFTWYGCGRCHVVGGAGDLAKAGAGRDLAHIYAAVAHGHTSGSRIPSEQIWQIAGYIRSLPQTGAARAQRQVHDLRGEPQGQTWTGALR from the coding sequence GTGAGGCGCCTTTTATCTTTCGCGCCTGCCGCGTTGCTGGCCTTGACGGCATGCGAGAGAGAAGCGCGTGTTATCGCGGCCGACCAGCCGCAGACATCACCGCGCGGCCCGCAGGACCCGCGCGCGGCCGCTTACGAGAACAACGCCTATCAGATATCGCAGGGCGGCCGATACTTCACCTGGTACGGGTGCGGGCGCTGCCATGTGGTGGGTGGAGCAGGCGATCTGGCCAAGGCGGGCGCCGGGCGCGATCTCGCGCATATCTACGCTGCGGTCGCGCACGGCCACACCTCCGGCAGCCGCATCCCGTCGGAGCAGATTTGGCAAATCGCCGGTTACATTCGCAGCCTGCCACAGACGGGCGCGGCGCGGGCGCAGCGGCAGGTACATGATCTGCGTGGCGAGCCGCAGGGACAGACGTGGACGGGGGCGCTGCGATGA